GCAGCGGCAGGATTTCGGTGGCCGGGTCGAGGGCCACGCCGTAGTGGCGCTGGTAAAACTCGGCCAGGGCCCCGCGCAAGGCCGGCGTGCCCTGGTAGCTCTGGTAGCCGTGGGCGTTGGGCAGTGCCGCCGTGGCCGCCAGCGCCGCCGTCACGCTCGGGTGCGGCGGCAAATCGGGGCTGCCGATGCCCAAGCTGATGATGTTGGCCCCCGCCGCGTTGAGGGCCGCCAGCTCGCGCAGCTTGCGCGAGAAGTAATATTCGCCGGTGTGGGCAAGGCGGCTGGCTACGGAGACGTTCATATTAATTCGGTTAATTGTTTATAGGTGATGAGCTGAATTAGGTAATTAATTAGGCCGTCATGCTCATCTGATGTCCGCGTAGTCAAAGCATCTCTATTACATTAGTAATTAATCATTTAGTTAGCTAGGTAGATGCTTCGACTACGCGAACGTCAGATGAGCATGACGGCTTTGCATAATTAAATGCTATCTGTAATTAAATACTACCTGCCGACGCTTTATTCTCCGTCACCAATTCCCCGAATTCCATACTGCCACGCTGGTACGTGCCCAGCACGCGCAATTCCTCCGTTACGTGGGGCAACTCGTGCAAAAGCGTGGCCAGTTGGGCGGGGTTGTCAAATTCTACGTCGGCGTGGAAGCCGTAGTGCCAGGGCTGGCTGGGGCGCGGGCACGACTGCAACTTGCTCAGGTTGAAGCCGTGGGCGGCCACCAGCGTGAGCACCTGGGCCAGGCAGCCCGGCGCGTGCGAGGTGTAGAAATACAGCGAGGCCTTGTCGGGCGCGGTCATGGGCTGGGCTTCCGGGGCCCGCTCCAGCACCAGAAAACGGGTGTAATTATGGGGATCGTCGTGGATGGCGGGGGCCAGCAATTGCAGGCCGAATGCGGCGGCCGCCTGGGCCCCCGCCACTACGGCCACGCCCGGCGTCTGGCGCTCGGCCAGCAGCTGGGCGCTGAGGCCGGTGTCTTCGGTTTCTACCAACTGCCAGTGGGGGTGCTGGGCCAGGAAATCGCCGCACTGGCGCAGGGCCATGGGGTGCGAGTGCACGGCTTGCACGTCGGCCAGCGTGGTGCCGGGCAAGGCCAGTAGGTGTTGGTGAATGGGCAAGTACACCTCGCCGGTAATGGTGAGGTCGGCCCGTTCCAGTAGCAAATAATTAGGTAGGATGCTGCCGGCCAACGAGTTTTCCATGGCCATGAGGGCGGCGTCGGCGCGGCCGTCGGCTACCTGGGCCACCACTTCGCCGAAGGTGGCGCAGAAATTCAAGGCCGCGGCCGCCCCGAAGTACTGGCGGGCGGCTACTTGGTGGAAACTTCCCTGGAAACCCTGGATGGCAACGTGCATGGCAGTGGAGGCAAAAAACGACAATAAAAAAGGCCGCCGGAAGTCCGGGGCCTTGCTTGGTTGGGGAGGTGTGCTTTTCAATTAGCACCCGCAACGGCAGGCCCGGTTCTTCTTAAAAAAGAAGAAATAGCGGTAGCCGAAATAATAAAAAGCGGGGGCGGTCAGCATCGGATTCAAAATAAACGGGCATTAAAAAAGCGCCTCCCGAAGAACGAGCGGCGCTAGCGGTGGGCTACACGGTGGCTCGTTCTACGCGGCGGCGTAGAAAGAATAAAAGCCAAAAAAGTAGCTGGTGCGGGGCATGCGGTGGCGGGTTTGCGGCGGCAAGTTCTCAGCGAATACTGGAATATCCTAGCAGATGAAGAAAAAATATTGCCCCTGGGGCCCCAACTAACTGGCGTTAGTACAGCTTTTTCCGTCAAATATTCTACTTTCGCTACATGATAAAAGCACCTCTTCGCGCAGGTTTGGCGGCCGCGGCGCTGGCCCTGGCCGGCTGCGCCCGCAGCACCCCGGCCACCACCGCGGTGGCCCCGCCGGCCGCCAGCCCCACTACTGCCCCCGCCGCGCCCGACCCGAAAGGCGTGGGCCTCGACGTGGCCGACCTTGACCGCACGGTGGAAGCCTGCGACAATTTCTACCAGTTTTCGGGCGGCAACTGGCTGAAGAATAACCCGCTGCCCGACTACGCCTCGCGCTGGGGCCCCCGCAACCTGCTCGGCGAGCGCACCCAGAAACTGTTGCGCCAGATCTTGGAAGATGCGGCCGCCAACCGCGGCGCCGCCCCCGGCTCGAACGCCCAG
This genomic stretch from Hymenobacter sp. PAMC 26628 harbors:
- a CDS encoding prephenate dehydratase; amino-acid sequence: MHVAIQGFQGSFHQVAARQYFGAAAALNFCATFGEVVAQVADGRADAALMAMENSLAGSILPNYLLLERADLTITGEVYLPIHQHLLALPGTTLADVQAVHSHPMALRQCGDFLAQHPHWQLVETEDTGLSAQLLAERQTPGVAVVAGAQAAAAFGLQLLAPAIHDDPHNYTRFLVLERAPEAQPMTAPDKASLYFYTSHAPGCLAQVLTLVAAHGFNLSKLQSCPRPSQPWHYGFHADVEFDNPAQLATLLHELPHVTEELRVLGTYQRGSMEFGELVTENKASAGSI